One Arthrobacter sp. StoSoilB20 DNA segment encodes these proteins:
- a CDS encoding MerR family transcriptional regulator yields MLSIGAFAQIGQVTHRMLRHWDTAGLLVPAHVDEFSGYRSYDPSQLERLHRIVALRQLGFGLNDISSILDQGVEADRIAALLRIRRAEVEQEYRIAAGRLVDVQRRLHFIEKENHMSQIEIIEKPLPAVRLAARRAVVADQPEVANVVGPAFDAVSRIIGDERGTLETPVASYETVEEGLQIIAGYAYKGPSRDGIEIIDLPAVENAVCGVHLGSMEHIAESWQALHAEVFARGLVHSGPCREVYVRAISEDQSDWVTELQQPVRRD; encoded by the coding sequence ATGTTATCCATCGGAGCTTTCGCGCAGATCGGGCAGGTGACCCATAGGATGCTGCGGCACTGGGACACCGCCGGTCTGCTGGTCCCAGCCCACGTTGACGAGTTCAGCGGCTACCGATCATATGATCCCTCTCAACTTGAGCGTCTGCATCGAATTGTTGCCCTGCGCCAGCTTGGCTTCGGCCTCAACGACATCTCGTCGATTCTTGACCAGGGCGTCGAGGCCGATCGCATCGCAGCGTTGTTGCGGATTCGCCGCGCAGAGGTTGAGCAGGAGTACAGGATCGCTGCCGGCCGACTCGTGGACGTGCAAAGGCGGCTCCATTTCATCGAGAAAGAGAATCACATGTCCCAGATCGAAATCATTGAAAAGCCCTTGCCCGCTGTCCGCCTCGCGGCCCGCCGCGCTGTCGTGGCGGACCAACCAGAGGTGGCAAATGTAGTGGGTCCGGCCTTTGACGCCGTTTCCCGGATCATCGGCGATGAGCGTGGAACCCTGGAGACGCCAGTGGCGTCGTATGAGACGGTCGAGGAGGGCCTGCAAATCATCGCCGGCTACGCCTACAAGGGACCCTCGCGCGACGGCATCGAAATTATCGACCTGCCTGCTGTTGAAAACGCCGTCTGTGGCGTCCACCTTGGCTCCATGGAGCACATTGCAGAAAGCTGGCAGGCGCTCCACGCTGAGGTCTTCGCTCGAGGTCTTGTCCACTCAGGTCCCTGCCGCGAAGTATACGTTCGAGCGATTTCAGAGGATCAGTCCGACTGGGTGACCGAGTTGCAGCAGCCTGTTCGGAGGGACTAA
- a CDS encoding helix-turn-helix domain-containing protein, translated as MSKLAAALDIVGARWALLIVERLLDGPQRYGDLQRDLGVPTNMLATRLRELEAAGVLSRLPLRHNTRAYALTDRGYALREAIIALERWVGEETPGSAPET; from the coding sequence GTGAGCAAACTCGCCGCCGCCCTCGACATTGTCGGTGCGCGGTGGGCTCTGCTCATCGTTGAGCGGCTGCTTGACGGACCACAGCGTTACGGCGATCTGCAGCGCGACCTCGGAGTGCCTACCAACATGCTCGCGACCCGACTCCGCGAGCTAGAGGCCGCCGGAGTGCTGTCCCGACTGCCCCTCCGGCACAACACCCGGGCGTACGCGCTGACCGATAGGGGTTACGCCCTGCGCGAGGCGATCATCGCGCTGGAACGCTGGGTTGGCGAGGAAACGCCCGGAAGCGCACCGGAAACCTAG
- a CDS encoding VOC family protein yields the protein MSLFITCPVDSVDRATAFYTALGWTLNTKMSDHNVSCFEIASEQYLMLGSREMYASVGGAEELVGGPDTPSKVTISFDLDSREAVDELIERASAAGGRIGDTDDYPFMYQRQFDDPDGYHYSPFWMKPDSDQTA from the coding sequence ATGAGCCTCTTTATAACTTGCCCCGTTGACAGCGTCGACCGCGCAACCGCCTTTTACACAGCCCTTGGCTGGACCCTGAACACCAAGATGTCCGATCACAACGTGTCATGCTTTGAGATCGCGTCCGAGCAGTACCTCATGCTCGGCAGCCGGGAGATGTACGCAAGCGTCGGCGGCGCCGAGGAACTGGTCGGCGGACCCGACACCCCCTCCAAGGTCACTATCTCCTTCGACCTCGACAGCCGGGAAGCGGTGGACGAACTCATCGAACGCGCCAGCGCAGCCGGCGGCCGGATCGGTGACACCGACGACTATCCCTTCATGTACCAACGCCAGTTCGATGACCCCGACGGCTACCACTACTCGCCGTTTTGGATGAAGCCGGACTCCGATCAGACCGCGTGA
- a CDS encoding DUF4259 domain-containing protein produces MGAWSTGSFGNDDALDWFGDLTEAPDVFPFIQETLEGGTTESIIAAGAVLALLSGNDDIEVHPDVAEWAAGRPTPPSALNVRAANAIQDIIEDPEADGHDVWAELGEDDEDYVAWLANLKRIQTVLQ; encoded by the coding sequence ATGGGTGCTTGGTCCACGGGAAGTTTCGGCAATGACGATGCCCTCGATTGGTTTGGTGATCTCACGGAAGCGCCGGACGTATTTCCCTTCATTCAGGAAACACTTGAGGGTGGTACCACGGAGAGCATCATTGCCGCCGGCGCCGTCTTGGCCCTCCTGAGCGGCAATGACGACATAGAGGTCCATCCTGACGTGGCCGAGTGGGCTGCCGGCAGGCCGACTCCGCCCTCGGCGCTGAATGTGCGCGCTGCGAATGCCATTCAGGACATCATCGAGGACCCCGAGGCTGATGGGCACGACGTGTGGGCGGAACTCGGTGAGGACGACGAAGACTATGTGGCATGGCTTGCAAACCTGAAAAGGATCCAAACCGTGCTGCAGTGA
- a CDS encoding dihydrolipoamide acetyltransferase family protein translates to MSSDMQVFKLPDLGEGLTEAELVNWLVAVGDEIVVDQPIAEVETAKSMVEVPSPYAGTVAELHGEAGQTLDVGKPLISIARVGSSAGSPAAAPVAAPAGSVDPSPVSSGLDVSSAVEAAAETYRTEEKAGSGNVLIGYGTPGGVTGGRTRPRKASVSVVDSSVSAPAAPATITSVAEPVMEPAVAGTRIPGKLSAVISPLVRKMARDHGVSLEAIEGSGSSGLIMRRDVEAAITAPVAAPDSAPAAPRVPAAAPVAADAGAVDSRTGLAVSARTPVRGVRKAVAANMTRSRSEIPEATVWVDVDATALLEMRAELKKRAPHDTPGLLAFIARFVTAGLKKYPALNTRFETASDGSQEIVGFDGINLGFAAQTDRGLVVPSVRNAHGLSARELDAEIRRLTAVAREGKATPTELGSGTFTLNNYGVFGVDGSAAIINYPEVAMLGVGRIIDKPWVVNGELAVRKVTELTLAFDHRVCDGETAAGFLRYVADAIENPGGALADM, encoded by the coding sequence ATGAGCTCAGATATGCAGGTCTTCAAACTGCCCGACCTCGGGGAGGGCCTCACCGAGGCCGAACTGGTGAACTGGCTCGTTGCCGTGGGTGACGAGATTGTGGTTGACCAGCCAATTGCCGAGGTTGAGACCGCCAAGTCCATGGTTGAGGTGCCCTCGCCTTACGCCGGCACCGTTGCCGAGCTGCACGGTGAAGCCGGTCAAACGCTCGACGTCGGCAAGCCGCTGATCTCGATCGCTCGCGTGGGTTCTTCTGCTGGTTCGCCCGCTGCCGCTCCGGTTGCTGCTCCGGCTGGGTCTGTGGATCCTTCGCCGGTGTCGTCGGGTCTTGACGTTTCGTCTGCGGTGGAAGCCGCTGCGGAGACGTACCGGACCGAGGAGAAGGCCGGCTCGGGCAACGTGCTCATTGGGTACGGGACGCCCGGGGGAGTGACCGGTGGACGGACCCGACCGCGGAAGGCGAGTGTTTCTGTCGTTGATTCTTCGGTTTCTGCTCCTGCTGCTCCTGCCACTATTACTTCTGTTGCTGAGCCGGTGATGGAGCCGGCTGTGGCGGGGACGCGTATCCCTGGCAAGCTCAGTGCTGTCATCTCACCGCTGGTGCGGAAGATGGCACGTGACCACGGGGTTTCCCTCGAAGCGATTGAGGGTTCGGGCTCCAGCGGGCTGATCATGCGGCGCGATGTGGAGGCTGCGATTACTGCCCCTGTTGCTGCTCCTGACTCGGCTCCGGCTGCTCCTCGTGTGCCTGCTGCCGCTCCCGTTGCTGCTGATGCGGGTGCCGTTGATAGCCGGACTGGTTTGGCTGTCTCGGCGCGGACGCCTGTTCGTGGGGTCCGGAAGGCTGTTGCCGCGAACATGACCCGCAGTCGCTCAGAGATCCCCGAAGCCACCGTATGGGTGGATGTGGACGCGACCGCGCTGCTGGAGATGCGGGCCGAGCTCAAGAAGCGCGCACCGCACGACACCCCCGGTCTGCTGGCCTTTATCGCTCGTTTTGTCACGGCTGGGTTAAAAAAGTACCCGGCCTTGAACACGCGCTTTGAGACCGCTTCGGACGGCTCGCAGGAGATCGTCGGTTTCGACGGTATCAACCTCGGCTTCGCAGCCCAGACCGACCGCGGACTCGTGGTCCCGTCCGTTCGGAACGCCCATGGCTTGAGCGCCCGCGAACTGGACGCAGAGATCCGCCGGCTCACCGCCGTCGCCCGTGAAGGAAAGGCGACCCCTACTGAACTGGGCTCAGGCACCTTCACGCTGAACAACTATGGCGTGTTCGGTGTGGACGGCTCGGCCGCGATCATCAACTACCCCGAGGTTGCGATGCTGGGCGTAGGTCGCATCATTGACAAGCCTTGGGTGGTCAACGGCGAACTGGCCGTCCGCAAGGTCACCGAACTGACTCTCGCCTTCGACCACCGCGTATGCGACGGCGAAACCGCGGCCGGCTTCCTCCGGTACGTGGCTGACGCAATCGAGAACCCCGGTGGGGCACTCGCGGACATGTAA
- a CDS encoding alpha-ketoacid dehydrogenase subunit beta has translation MTVTTTATANVSAATASAAASAAATAEATGPQSLTMAKALNTAMADAMRADPSVLVFGEDVGMLGGVFRITDGLMAEFGEQRCFDTPLAESGIVGMAVGMAINGMRPVIEMQFDAFAYPAFEQIVSHVAKMHNRTKGKLKMPMVIRVPYAGGIGGVEHHCDSSESYYAHTAGLKVYTPATVADGYRMLREAIDSDDPVMFMEPKKLYWSKDQVDLGALRAEHDAGTSTEGRAAVARPGTDATLIAYGPSVPTAMAAAAAAAEEGRSLEVIDVRTLVPFDDETVCASVRKTGRAVVIAEAHGFASVSSEIVARVQERAFHYLAAPILRVTGFDVPFPSPKLEHYYLPSVDRILDAVDDLQWED, from the coding sequence ATGACCGTCACCACCACCGCCACCGCCAACGTCAGCGCAGCTACAGCCAGCGCCGCCGCTTCCGCTGCCGCCACTGCCGAGGCCACCGGCCCGCAGAGCCTCACCATGGCCAAAGCACTGAACACCGCCATGGCCGATGCCATGCGCGCCGACCCCTCGGTTCTGGTCTTCGGCGAGGACGTCGGCATGCTGGGAGGCGTCTTCCGCATTACCGACGGCCTCATGGCCGAATTCGGCGAGCAGCGTTGCTTCGACACCCCGCTGGCCGAGTCCGGCATCGTTGGCATGGCCGTGGGCATGGCCATCAACGGCATGCGCCCCGTGATCGAAATGCAGTTCGACGCCTTCGCCTACCCGGCCTTCGAACAGATCGTCAGCCACGTAGCCAAAATGCACAACCGCACCAAGGGCAAGCTCAAAATGCCCATGGTCATCCGAGTCCCCTACGCCGGCGGCATCGGGGGAGTGGAGCACCACTGTGACTCCTCCGAGTCCTACTACGCCCACACCGCCGGCCTGAAGGTATACACCCCGGCCACCGTGGCCGACGGCTACCGCATGCTCCGCGAAGCCATCGACTCCGATGACCCCGTCATGTTCATGGAACCCAAAAAGCTTTACTGGTCCAAGGATCAGGTGGACCTGGGTGCACTAAGGGCAGAGCACGACGCCGGTACCTCCACCGAGGGCCGCGCGGCTGTTGCCCGTCCCGGCACGGATGCAACCCTAATCGCCTACGGTCCGTCTGTCCCCACCGCGATGGCTGCTGCGGCTGCCGCCGCCGAGGAGGGCCGATCCCTGGAAGTCATCGACGTCCGCACCCTCGTCCCCTTCGACGACGAAACAGTCTGTGCGTCCGTTCGCAAGACCGGACGCGCCGTCGTGATCGCCGAAGCCCACGGTTTCGCCTCCGTGTCCTCCGAGATCGTGGCCCGCGTCCAAGAACGCGCGTTCCACTACCTTGCGGCGCCCATCCTTCGCGTCACGGGCTTCGATGTCCCGTTCCCGTCTCCCAAGCTGGAGCACTACTACTTGCCAAGCGTCGACCGCATCCTCGACGCCGTTGACGATCTTCAATGGGAGGACTGA